A region from the Triticum urartu cultivar G1812 chromosome 1, Tu2.1, whole genome shotgun sequence genome encodes:
- the LOC125538065 gene encoding small polypeptide DEVIL 4-like: MDKVKSHGSKQRRSGRGRISRMLRQQKARLYIIQRCVVMLLCYHD, translated from the coding sequence ATGGACAAGGTGAAGAGCCATGGCAGCAAGCAGAGGCGGTCAGGAAGAGGAAGGATCAGCAGGATGTTGAGGCAACAAAAGGCCAGGCTCTACATCATCCAGCGATGCGTCGTCATGCTCCTCTGCTACCATGACTGA